Proteins encoded in a region of the Stigmatella aurantiaca genome:
- a CDS encoding aminotransferase class IV: MKNSVVFFNGRFVPDTEAQVSVHERGYLFGDAAFETLRGYGGHVFRLGRHLERLAHSARVLGLTLPGSLEVLAGQVREAVARSAQADCAIRVTLSRGEGGAGISTKGFEHPVFSITVKPLRAYPEEAYAKGIRTRVVGPRKVPAECLDPTIKSGGAYLPSIIARQELDRVGMVEGVQLAVAGHVVSGLVSNVFAVSGTRLLTPDVASGCLPGITREALLQLAPSVGLEPTETRLSLEALRQADELFFSNSLMECLPVQQLDEHSFPTAPGPFTRKLRAALHQLIHHEKQAST; this comes from the coding sequence GTGAAAAACAGCGTCGTCTTCTTCAACGGCCGCTTCGTCCCGGACACGGAGGCCCAGGTTTCCGTACATGAGCGGGGCTACCTCTTTGGGGACGCGGCCTTCGAGACGCTGCGGGGCTACGGGGGCCACGTGTTCCGCCTGGGGCGGCACCTGGAGCGCCTGGCGCACTCGGCCCGGGTGCTGGGGCTGACGCTGCCGGGCTCCCTGGAGGTGCTGGCCGGCCAGGTGCGCGAGGCCGTGGCGCGCAGCGCGCAGGCGGACTGCGCCATCCGCGTCACGCTGAGCCGGGGCGAGGGCGGGGCGGGCATCAGCACCAAGGGCTTCGAGCACCCGGTGTTCTCCATCACCGTCAAGCCGCTGCGCGCCTACCCCGAGGAGGCGTACGCCAAGGGCATCCGCACCCGCGTGGTGGGCCCGCGCAAGGTGCCGGCCGAGTGCCTGGATCCGACCATCAAGAGCGGCGGGGCGTACCTGCCCAGCATCATCGCGCGCCAGGAGCTGGACCGGGTGGGCATGGTGGAGGGCGTGCAGCTCGCCGTGGCGGGCCACGTCGTCTCGGGGCTGGTGTCCAACGTCTTCGCCGTCTCGGGCACGCGCCTGCTCACGCCGGATGTGGCCAGCGGCTGCCTGCCGGGCATCACCCGCGAGGCCCTGCTGCAGCTGGCGCCCTCGGTGGGGCTCGAGCCCACCGAGACGCGGCTGTCCCTGGAGGCCCTGCGGCAGGCCGACGAGCTGTTCTTCTCCAACTCACTCATGGAGTGCCTGCCCGTCCAGCAGCTCGACGAGCACTCCTTCCCCACGGCGCCCGGGCCTTTCACCCGCAAGCTGCGCGCCGCCCTCCATCAACTCATCCATCACGAGAAGCAAGCTTCGACATGA
- a CDS encoding phenylacetate--CoA ligase family protein, protein MSDREQWCELVRKHVHDWNTPANAKIWSPALEALPREQLRRIQDEKVAGAYTYLWNRSTFYRQKFEQAGLGPDSVRSVEDLPRVPVTLRDEWLVDQQKNPPWGTFSPLRQEDWLERGWMMFSTSGTTAAHPRSFRHTNFDREMWAWHGSRALHAMGVRRGDIAINCFSYGTSVAFWGLHYALNHMGIPVISGGGANTERRILFIETYKPTVLLCTPSYALYLGRQMQEQGKSPKDSSIRLLVCAGEPGACVPATKQRIEELWGARINDDFGCTEVAMSPFGYTCEYQVSREDGRVDTHFMEDAYVPEVLDPETFKPVPDGQRGVLVVSNLFSEAQPILRYVMGDWVSLTREACPCGRTHARAIGGLAGRYDQLIKIRGLAFLPALLEDSIRSQQEIGDEFKLEITHVNDMDEILLTTELHPGASMDDLEAQEQRLSRKLKGSLGIVVDVKLVPPGTLPRTEFKAKRLFDLRDRRQ, encoded by the coding sequence ATGAGTGACCGCGAGCAATGGTGTGAACTGGTGCGCAAGCACGTTCACGACTGGAACACCCCCGCGAACGCGAAGATCTGGAGCCCCGCGCTGGAGGCCCTGCCTCGCGAGCAGCTGCGGCGCATCCAGGACGAGAAGGTGGCGGGCGCCTACACGTACCTGTGGAACCGCAGCACCTTCTACCGCCAGAAGTTCGAGCAGGCGGGGCTGGGGCCGGACTCGGTGCGCTCGGTGGAGGACCTGCCGCGCGTGCCCGTCACGCTGCGCGACGAGTGGCTGGTGGACCAGCAGAAGAACCCGCCCTGGGGCACCTTCTCGCCGCTGCGGCAGGAGGACTGGCTGGAGCGCGGGTGGATGATGTTCAGCACCTCGGGCACCACCGCGGCGCACCCGCGCAGCTTCCGCCACACCAACTTCGACCGGGAGATGTGGGCCTGGCACGGCTCGCGCGCGCTGCACGCCATGGGCGTGCGCCGCGGCGACATCGCCATCAACTGCTTCAGCTACGGCACCTCGGTGGCCTTCTGGGGCCTGCACTACGCGCTCAACCACATGGGCATCCCCGTCATCTCCGGCGGCGGGGCCAACACCGAGCGGCGCATCCTCTTCATCGAGACGTACAAGCCCACGGTGCTCCTGTGCACCCCCTCGTACGCGCTCTACCTGGGCCGGCAGATGCAGGAGCAAGGCAAGTCCCCCAAGGACAGCTCCATCCGGCTGCTCGTCTGCGCGGGCGAGCCCGGCGCGTGCGTGCCCGCCACCAAGCAGCGCATCGAGGAGCTGTGGGGCGCGCGCATCAACGACGACTTCGGCTGCACCGAGGTGGCCATGTCCCCCTTCGGCTACACCTGTGAGTACCAGGTGAGCCGCGAGGATGGGCGGGTGGACACCCACTTCATGGAGGACGCCTACGTCCCCGAGGTGTTGGACCCGGAGACGTTCAAGCCCGTGCCCGACGGCCAGCGCGGCGTGCTCGTGGTGAGCAACCTCTTCAGCGAGGCCCAGCCCATCCTGCGCTACGTCATGGGCGACTGGGTGTCGCTCACGCGCGAGGCCTGCCCGTGCGGCCGCACCCACGCGCGGGCCATCGGGGGCCTGGCGGGCCGGTACGACCAGCTCATCAAGATCCGCGGCCTGGCGTTCCTGCCCGCGCTGCTCGAGGACAGCATCCGCAGCCAGCAGGAGATCGGCGACGAGTTCAAGCTGGAGATCACCCACGTCAACGACATGGACGAGATCCTCCTCACCACCGAGCTCCATCCGGGCGCCTCGATGGACGACCTGGAGGCCCAGGAGCAGCGCCTGTCGCGCAAGCTCAAGGGCTCACTCGGCATCGTCGTCGACGTGAAGCTGGTTCCCCCTGGCACCCTTCCCCGCACGGAGTTCAAGGCCAAGCGCCTGTTCGATCTCCGTGACAGGAGGCAATAG
- the pabB gene encoding aminodeoxychorismate synthase component I, translating into MSAIHAVRDGTKQPSPPHHIVQEVKLALPFWRYFELFRKQQYSCLLDSARAPHKLCRYSFMGSDPAAVYKAKRQHGAAPEGQARIEVIHRRGADGLTLETPFVEKKIADAFNELRAVTAEYRVERAPNDAPVPFLTGAMGYFGYEAGYFIEKLPDLGKDQPELPDIYMLFMDVVLAHDHESGASYLSVVGRGPDAKSAQARAEALRDETLTRIQMMEKDPPAEWTGPKAAAPGAKSTPVEINAHFDEAGYINMVRAAKDHITAGDIFEVCTTHRLDSPLRADPWDLYRELRRINPAPFACYIHLPEAYVVSSSPERFLSLDRQRVAESRPIKGTRPRGKSPQEEEAMLADLSTNIKDRAENLMIVDLVRNDFGRVCKFNTVHVPELLVIEHYSTVFQLVSTIRGQLEDDKDPLDLIKACFPGGSMTGAPKIEAMKIIDRLEPVKRGIYSGSIGYMDFSGVMDLNIVIRTFVVVDGRCYYNVGGAVVADSDPRGEYLETMDKARALISALNNLAGATA; encoded by the coding sequence ATGTCCGCCATTCATGCCGTTCGAGACGGAACGAAGCAGCCCAGCCCCCCGCATCACATCGTCCAGGAAGTGAAGCTCGCGCTGCCGTTCTGGCGGTACTTCGAGCTCTTCCGCAAGCAGCAGTACTCGTGCTTGCTGGACAGCGCGCGCGCGCCCCACAAGCTGTGCCGCTACTCGTTCATGGGCAGCGATCCGGCCGCCGTCTACAAGGCCAAGCGCCAGCACGGCGCGGCCCCCGAGGGCCAGGCGCGCATCGAGGTGATTCACCGCCGCGGCGCGGACGGCCTCACGCTGGAGACGCCCTTCGTCGAGAAGAAGATCGCCGACGCCTTCAACGAGCTGCGCGCCGTCACCGCGGAGTACCGGGTGGAGCGCGCCCCGAACGACGCGCCCGTGCCCTTCCTCACCGGCGCCATGGGCTACTTCGGCTACGAGGCGGGCTACTTCATCGAGAAGCTGCCGGACCTCGGCAAGGACCAGCCCGAGCTGCCCGACATCTACATGCTCTTCATGGACGTGGTGCTCGCGCATGACCACGAGTCCGGCGCCTCCTACCTGTCCGTCGTGGGCCGGGGCCCCGACGCGAAGAGCGCCCAGGCGCGCGCCGAGGCCCTGCGCGACGAGACGCTCACGCGCATCCAGATGATGGAGAAGGACCCGCCGGCCGAGTGGACGGGTCCCAAGGCCGCCGCTCCGGGCGCCAAGTCCACGCCGGTGGAGATCAACGCCCACTTCGACGAGGCGGGCTACATCAACATGGTGCGCGCGGCGAAGGACCACATCACCGCGGGCGACATCTTCGAGGTGTGCACCACGCACCGCCTCGACTCGCCCCTGCGCGCCGACCCGTGGGACTTGTACCGCGAGCTGCGGCGCATCAACCCCGCGCCGTTCGCCTGCTACATCCACCTGCCGGAGGCCTACGTCGTCTCCTCCTCGCCCGAGCGCTTCCTGAGCCTGGACCGGCAGCGCGTGGCGGAGAGCCGCCCCATCAAGGGCACCCGGCCGCGCGGCAAGTCGCCCCAGGAAGAGGAGGCGATGCTGGCGGACCTGAGCACCAACATCAAGGACCGGGCCGAGAACCTGATGATCGTCGACCTGGTGCGCAACGACTTCGGCCGGGTCTGCAAGTTCAACACGGTGCACGTGCCCGAGCTGCTCGTCATCGAGCACTACTCCACGGTGTTCCAGCTCGTCTCCACCATCCGCGGCCAGCTCGAGGACGACAAGGATCCGTTGGATCTCATCAAGGCCTGCTTCCCCGGCGGCTCCATGACGGGCGCGCCGAAGATTGAGGCGATGAAGATCATCGACCGGCTGGAGCCCGTCAAGCGCGGCATCTACTCGGGCAGCATCGGCTACATGGACTTCTCGGGCGTGATGGACCTCAACATCGTCATCCGCACGTTCGTCGTGGTGGATGGCCGCTGCTACTACAACGTGGGTGGCGCCGTCGTCGCGGACTCGGACCCTCGGGGCGAGTACCTGGAGACGATGGACAAGGCCCGCGCCCTCATTTCCGCTTTGAACAACCTCGCAGGGGCTACGGCATGA
- a CDS encoding anthranilate synthase component II: protein MRTLIIDNYDSFTYNLYQYVGELDERPLVYRNDALTLEQVKALAPDRIIISPGPGSPDNPAYFGVCMRVILELGPTLPVLGVCLGHQGIISAFGGKVVRAPSPIHGKVFPIEHNGSEIFQGLPTRLDVMRYHSLVGEPSSIPACLEVTARTVEGDIIMGVRHRRYPIYGIQFHPESIGTQTGKQMLRNFLDLSGTAFSRFPQASVA, encoded by the coding sequence ATGAGAACGCTGATCATCGATAACTATGACTCGTTCACCTACAACCTCTACCAGTACGTGGGGGAACTGGATGAGCGTCCGCTCGTGTACCGCAACGACGCGCTCACCCTGGAGCAGGTGAAGGCGCTGGCCCCCGACCGGATCATCATCTCCCCGGGGCCGGGCTCGCCGGACAACCCCGCCTACTTCGGCGTCTGCATGCGCGTCATCCTGGAGCTGGGCCCCACGCTGCCCGTGCTGGGCGTGTGCCTGGGCCACCAGGGCATCATCTCCGCCTTCGGCGGCAAGGTGGTGCGCGCCCCCTCGCCCATCCACGGCAAGGTCTTCCCCATCGAGCACAACGGCAGTGAGATCTTCCAGGGCCTGCCCACGCGCCTGGACGTGATGCGCTACCACTCGCTCGTGGGCGAGCCGTCCTCCATCCCCGCGTGCCTGGAGGTGACGGCGCGTACCGTGGAGGGCGACATCATCATGGGCGTGCGCCACCGCCGCTACCCCATCTACGGCATCCAGTTCCATCCGGAGTCGATTGGTACCCAGACAGGCAAGCAGATGCTCCGCAACTTCCTTGATCTCTCTGGCACGGCCTTCAGCCGTTTCCCTCAGGCGTCCGTCGCTTAA
- a CDS encoding 3-oxoacyl-[acyl-carrier-protein] synthase III C-terminal domain-containing protein — translation MRLTAIDRYISQRTVGREETLDLFRHYSKPYYPDEKSLMGVVEIVGKLMDRAMFEQVTVRAENEPFYANYLDMTRRMIAESGVQPKDIDLVIYCGVGRGYREPATAYQMASRLGLKKAECFDIIDACNGWGHTTRIVERLLRTGYANNVLILSLEFNRSPRFKAGVDRNYDSSIMYSIRTMADMEWRVWGATVGETGTATILSRDDNNGPWYYDYASEPDDFQDCAFTLANHREYDLEPMPLEQQHGGEEFFYAFGKRIGESVKSHLIPQLQKVPHLLEEAKVVIPHSLSAGVYDHIFRMVGVNDKALYIFKRYGNCVSNGVPVGVATAIKEHKLQRGDRAVLVPTGSGSSAGVISFRY, via the coding sequence ATGAGACTGACCGCGATTGACCGTTACATCTCCCAGCGCACCGTTGGCCGCGAGGAGACGCTGGATCTCTTCCGCCACTACTCCAAGCCGTACTACCCCGATGAGAAGAGCCTCATGGGCGTGGTGGAGATCGTCGGCAAGCTGATGGACCGGGCCATGTTCGAGCAGGTGACCGTGCGCGCCGAGAACGAGCCGTTCTACGCCAACTACCTGGACATGACGCGGCGGATGATCGCCGAGTCGGGCGTGCAGCCCAAGGACATCGACCTGGTCATCTACTGTGGCGTGGGCCGCGGCTACCGTGAGCCGGCCACCGCGTACCAGATGGCCTCGCGCCTGGGCCTCAAAAAGGCCGAGTGCTTCGACATCATCGACGCGTGCAACGGCTGGGGCCACACCACGCGCATCGTGGAGCGCCTGCTGCGCACCGGCTACGCCAACAACGTGCTCATCCTGAGCCTCGAGTTCAACCGCAGCCCGCGCTTCAAGGCGGGCGTGGACCGCAACTACGACTCCAGCATCATGTACTCCATCCGCACCATGGCGGACATGGAGTGGCGCGTGTGGGGCGCCACGGTGGGCGAGACGGGCACGGCCACCATCCTGAGCCGGGACGACAACAACGGCCCCTGGTACTACGACTACGCCAGCGAGCCGGACGACTTCCAGGACTGCGCCTTCACCCTGGCCAACCACCGCGAGTATGACCTGGAGCCCATGCCGCTCGAGCAGCAGCACGGCGGCGAGGAGTTCTTCTACGCCTTCGGCAAGCGCATCGGCGAGAGCGTGAAGTCGCACCTCATCCCGCAGCTGCAGAAGGTGCCGCACCTCTTGGAGGAAGCCAAGGTCGTCATCCCCCACTCCCTGTCGGCCGGTGTGTATGACCACATCTTCCGGATGGTGGGCGTGAACGACAAGGCGCTCTACATCTTCAAGCGCTACGGCAACTGCGTCTCCAACGGCGTGCCGGTGGGCGTGGCCACGGCCATCAAGGAGCACAAGCTGCAGCGCGGCGACCGCGCGGTGCTGGTGCCCACGGGCAGCGGCTCCTCGGCCGGCGTCATCTCCTTCCGCTACTAA
- a CDS encoding AMP-binding protein: protein MSRVAESPSLPAPFPTVVDALRHHAQHQPERLAYTFLAESGEEESKLTFAQLDAQARAIAVELQKAGAAGQRVVMLYPSCLEFVAAYFGCLYGNVVAVPAYPPEPARLQRTLPRLQAIVKNASAKKILTTQAIKSMVSFFTPYAPELGEVEWIATDAVDVNQASEYQRPNIGPQTLSFLQYTSGSTATPKGVMVTHANLVANTLALTGSVKTHKDSVLVCWLPLFHDMGLIGNVIHAAYVGFHCVLMAPTTFLQNPFLWVKAVSDYKATFTGGPNFGYELCNRKVTAEQRATLNLSSLETAYNGAEPVRYETLERFFELFGPHGLRRSALKPCYGMAETTLVVSMTSMDSTGPITMMADGSSLERNQIQPVAETHAGARRLVASGNVATDATQRVLIVRPETGVRCAANEVGEIWTSGPSVARGYWNMSDETEAIFHAYLSDTGEGPFLRTGDLGFLREDGELFITGRWKDLVIIRGTNHYPQDIERTMEQQHPAMRPGCGAAFCVDVKDEERLVVVQEVDANKVSDFDGLLEKVRSAITQNHGVQPYALVLVAPRSITKTSSGKIQRRACRSLWLSGEMEKVYEWRQPELAAETAKAPKAVQPAAAPVAKPSPAAALQAAASVTAPEESARHTATKPTPEVHAFLIARVAEEAKLAASLIDPKLPFTTYGLDSAGEIMLTKALEDFLGVKLAANLTWEYPSIDALARYLGGEDVMSVTMTEKRKLAERASR, encoded by the coding sequence GTGAGCCGAGTTGCCGAGTCCCCCTCCCTCCCTGCCCCCTTTCCCACCGTCGTGGACGCGCTGCGTCACCACGCGCAGCACCAGCCGGAGCGGCTGGCGTACACCTTCCTCGCTGAGTCCGGGGAAGAAGAGAGCAAGCTGACCTTCGCGCAGCTGGATGCGCAGGCGCGCGCCATCGCCGTGGAGCTGCAGAAGGCGGGCGCCGCGGGCCAGCGCGTGGTGATGCTCTACCCGTCCTGTCTGGAGTTCGTGGCGGCCTACTTTGGCTGCCTGTACGGCAACGTCGTGGCAGTACCGGCCTACCCGCCCGAGCCCGCGCGGCTTCAGCGCACGCTGCCGCGCCTTCAGGCCATCGTGAAGAACGCCTCGGCGAAGAAGATCCTCACCACCCAGGCCATCAAGTCCATGGTGAGCTTCTTCACCCCGTACGCGCCCGAGCTGGGCGAGGTGGAGTGGATCGCCACCGACGCGGTGGACGTGAACCAGGCCTCCGAGTACCAGCGGCCGAACATCGGGCCCCAGACGCTCTCGTTCCTCCAGTACACCTCGGGCTCCACCGCCACGCCCAAGGGCGTGATGGTGACGCACGCCAACCTGGTCGCCAACACCCTGGCGCTCACCGGCTCGGTGAAGACGCACAAGGACTCGGTCCTGGTGTGCTGGCTGCCGCTGTTCCATGACATGGGGCTCATCGGCAACGTGATTCACGCCGCCTACGTGGGCTTCCACTGCGTGCTCATGGCGCCCACCACGTTCCTGCAGAACCCGTTCCTGTGGGTGAAGGCGGTGAGCGACTACAAGGCCACCTTCACCGGCGGCCCGAACTTCGGCTACGAGCTGTGCAACCGCAAGGTCACCGCCGAGCAGCGCGCCACGCTCAACCTGAGCAGCCTGGAGACGGCCTACAACGGCGCGGAGCCGGTGCGCTACGAGACGCTGGAGCGGTTCTTCGAGCTGTTCGGCCCCCACGGGCTGCGCCGCTCGGCGCTCAAGCCCTGCTACGGCATGGCGGAGACCACGCTCGTGGTGTCCATGACGAGCATGGACTCCACGGGCCCCATCACGATGATGGCCGATGGCTCCTCGCTGGAGCGCAACCAGATCCAGCCCGTGGCCGAGACGCACGCGGGGGCCCGCCGCCTGGTGGCCTCCGGCAACGTGGCCACGGACGCCACCCAGCGCGTGCTCATCGTGCGCCCGGAGACGGGCGTGCGCTGCGCGGCCAACGAGGTGGGGGAGATCTGGACCTCCGGCCCGTCGGTGGCGCGCGGCTACTGGAACATGTCCGACGAGACGGAGGCCATCTTCCACGCCTACCTGTCCGACACGGGCGAGGGCCCCTTCCTGCGCACCGGCGATCTGGGCTTCCTGCGCGAGGACGGCGAGCTGTTCATCACCGGCCGCTGGAAGGACCTGGTCATCATCCGCGGCACCAACCACTATCCGCAGGACATCGAGCGGACGATGGAGCAGCAGCACCCGGCGATGCGGCCCGGCTGCGGCGCGGCCTTCTGCGTGGACGTGAAGGACGAGGAGCGCCTGGTCGTCGTTCAAGAGGTGGATGCCAACAAGGTGTCCGACTTCGACGGGCTGCTGGAGAAGGTCCGCTCCGCCATCACCCAGAACCACGGCGTGCAGCCCTACGCGCTCGTGCTCGTGGCGCCCCGGAGCATCACCAAGACGTCCAGCGGCAAGATTCAGCGCCGCGCGTGCCGCTCGCTGTGGCTCTCCGGTGAGATGGAGAAGGTGTACGAGTGGCGCCAGCCGGAGCTGGCCGCCGAGACGGCCAAGGCGCCCAAGGCCGTGCAGCCCGCGGCGGCCCCGGTGGCCAAGCCCTCTCCGGCCGCGGCGCTCCAGGCCGCTGCGTCGGTGACGGCCCCCGAGGAGTCGGCGCGGCACACGGCCACCAAGCCCACCCCCGAGGTCCATGCGTTCCTCATCGCGCGCGTGGCGGAGGAGGCGAAGCTGGCCGCCTCGCTCATCGACCCGAAGCTGCCCTTCACCACCTACGGGCTGGATTCGGCCGGTGAAATCATGCTCACCAAGGCGCTGGAGGACTTCCTCGGCGTGAAGCTCGCCGCCAACCTCACCTGGGAGTACCCCTCCATCGACGCGCTCGCGCGCTACCTGGGCGGCGAGGACGTGATGTCGGTGACGATGACCGAGAAGCGCAAGCTGGCCGAGCGGGCCTCCCGCTAG
- a CDS encoding ABC transporter permease, which yields MTQLLAVVLKEVRQTLRDRRIMGLLLVSPIVQLIVFGFAVNFDVDKVPAAVVDLDRTARSRAYINSLMADGTLRRAVELPDAASAQALLDAGGASVAIILPQGLDRDITRQRTADVQVLVDGSDPNRSGVALGATGTFFGQLNEKVAETRLRTMSAARGVPLQLPTVRVQPRVYYNPKLQTAVFMVPGITSMLLLLVTTIVTAMGLAREREMGTLEQVLVTPIPPGIMMMGKLIPFLVIGAFDFTLAITVGAYLFDMPLLGSFVALFVATALYLSATLGMGLFISTVSTSQQQAFMGGILFMLPAILLSGILTPVRSMPEWLQPITYINPVRYYIEILRAVLLKDAGWSDLGFQFVALGIFGFCIITLASRRFSKQLA from the coding sequence ATGACACAGCTGCTGGCGGTGGTCCTCAAGGAGGTCCGCCAGACCCTGAGGGACCGGCGCATCATGGGGTTGCTGCTGGTCTCCCCCATCGTCCAGCTCATCGTCTTTGGCTTCGCGGTCAACTTCGATGTCGACAAGGTCCCCGCCGCGGTGGTGGACCTCGACCGGACGGCCCGCAGCCGCGCCTACATCAACAGCCTCATGGCGGATGGGACGCTGCGCCGGGCCGTGGAGCTGCCCGATGCCGCCTCCGCGCAGGCCCTGCTCGACGCGGGCGGCGCCTCGGTGGCCATCATCCTGCCCCAGGGCCTGGACCGGGACATCACCCGCCAGCGGACGGCGGACGTGCAGGTGCTGGTGGATGGGTCGGACCCCAACCGCAGCGGCGTGGCGCTGGGCGCGACGGGCACGTTCTTCGGCCAGCTGAACGAGAAGGTGGCCGAGACCCGGCTCCGGACGATGAGCGCCGCGCGCGGCGTGCCCCTGCAGCTGCCCACGGTCCGCGTCCAGCCGCGCGTCTATTACAACCCGAAGCTCCAGACGGCCGTCTTCATGGTGCCTGGCATCACCTCGATGCTGTTGCTGCTGGTGACCACCATCGTGACCGCCATGGGCCTGGCGCGCGAGCGCGAGATGGGCACCCTGGAGCAGGTGCTCGTCACGCCCATCCCCCCGGGCATCATGATGATGGGCAAGCTCATCCCCTTCCTCGTCATCGGCGCCTTTGACTTCACCCTGGCCATCACCGTGGGGGCGTACCTGTTCGACATGCCCCTGCTGGGCAGCTTCGTGGCCCTGTTCGTGGCCACCGCGCTCTACCTGTCGGCCACGCTCGGCATGGGGCTGTTCATCTCCACCGTGAGCACCAGCCAGCAGCAGGCCTTCATGGGCGGCATCCTCTTCATGCTCCCCGCCATCCTGCTCTCCGGCATCCTCACCCCCGTGCGCAGCATGCCCGAGTGGTTGCAGCCCATCACCTACATCAACCCCGTGCGCTACTACATCGAGATCCTCCGCGCCGTGCTCCTCAAGGACGCGGGCTGGTCGGACCTCGGCTTCCAGTTCGTGGCGCTGGGCATCTTCGGCTTCTGCATCATCACGCTCGCCTCACGCCGCTTCAGCAAGCAACTCGCCTAG
- a CDS encoding ABC transporter permease codes for MQGLQRFAIRVFALTSKELAHIRRDSRTLALGLAMPVVLLVLFGFGVSFDLSAIPMAVVDLDRTEQSIDAWRTFAAPDEFRVVAQLDDPGQVEQMFRRREAVVGLVIPAGFARDIRRGEEAHLQLLLDGADGNTASQAIAKANAISLALNQKIRVKLGMVGALPLNVKSMTRFNPEARSALFLVPGLVGYILAIVAVLLTALTVAREWERGSMEQLFATPVGRLEVILGKLLPYLGLGAVQLLMVLCVGAWVFEVPVRGSLPLLALCSLFFLFSMLGQGLLISVVTRNQMVATQLGVLSAMLPSMLLSGFLTPIDNMPIVLQWISRLVPAQYFVAALRGILLRGNGLSELWRETLALAVFSMAMVAASFFKFQRRLA; via the coding sequence ATGCAGGGATTGCAGCGTTTCGCCATTCGCGTCTTCGCGCTGACGAGCAAGGAGCTGGCGCACATCCGCCGGGACTCCCGCACGCTGGCGCTGGGGCTCGCCATGCCCGTGGTGTTGCTGGTGCTCTTCGGGTTCGGCGTCAGCTTCGACCTGAGCGCCATCCCCATGGCCGTGGTGGACCTGGACCGGACCGAGCAGTCCATCGACGCGTGGCGCACCTTCGCCGCGCCGGACGAGTTCCGCGTGGTGGCGCAGCTCGATGATCCGGGCCAGGTGGAGCAGATGTTCCGCCGCAGGGAAGCCGTGGTGGGCCTGGTGATTCCCGCGGGCTTCGCGCGCGACATCCGCCGCGGCGAGGAGGCGCACCTGCAATTGCTGCTGGACGGGGCCGACGGCAACACCGCCAGCCAGGCAATCGCCAAGGCCAACGCCATCAGCCTGGCGCTCAACCAGAAGATCCGCGTGAAGCTGGGCATGGTGGGCGCGCTGCCACTGAACGTGAAGTCCATGACGCGCTTCAACCCCGAGGCCCGCTCGGCGCTGTTCCTGGTGCCGGGCCTGGTGGGCTACATCCTGGCCATCGTGGCGGTGCTGCTCACCGCGCTGACGGTGGCGCGCGAGTGGGAGCGCGGCTCGATGGAGCAGCTGTTCGCCACGCCCGTGGGCCGGCTGGAGGTGATTCTGGGCAAGCTCCTGCCCTACCTGGGGCTGGGCGCCGTGCAGCTCCTGATGGTGCTGTGCGTGGGCGCCTGGGTGTTCGAGGTGCCGGTGCGCGGCAGCCTCCCGCTGCTGGCCCTGTGCTCGCTGTTCTTCCTGTTCAGCATGCTGGGCCAGGGGCTGTTGATTTCCGTGGTGACGCGCAACCAGATGGTGGCCACGCAGCTGGGCGTGCTCAGCGCGATGCTGCCGTCCATGTTGCTGTCGGGCTTCCTGACGCCCATCGACAACATGCCCATCGTGCTGCAGTGGATTTCCCGCCTGGTGCCGGCGCAGTACTTCGTCGCCGCGCTGCGCGGCATCCTCCTGCGGGGCAACGGGCTGTCGGAGCTGTGGCGGGAGACGCTGGCGCTCGCCGTGTTCTCGATGGCGATGGTGGCCGCGTCCTTCTTCAAGTTTCAGCGGCGGTTGGCATGA